The Coregonus clupeaformis isolate EN_2021a chromosome 6, ASM2061545v1, whole genome shotgun sequence genome has a segment encoding these proteins:
- the LOC121567717 gene encoding 26S proteasome non-ATPase regulatory subunit 2, whose amino-acid sequence MEETKNKEKKQSEKTEEKDKETKPTGKDKDKKEEQELSDEDKQLQEELEMMVERLGETDTSLYRPALEELRRQIRSSTTSMTSVPKPLKFLRPHYGKLKEIYEGMAPGENKSFCADVVSVLAMTMSGERECLKYRLLGSQEELASWGHEYVRHLAGEVAKEWQEVEESDKTQQETLLKLVKEIVPYNMAHNAEHEACDLLMEIERLEMLELYIDDNAYAKVCLYLTSCVSYVPEPENSALLKCSLNIFRKFNRYPEALRLALMLNDVELVENIFTSCKDIVIQKEMAFMLGRHGMFLELNEDVEDYEDLTEIMSNVQLNSNFLALARELDIMEPKVPDDIYKTHLENNRFGGSGSQVDSARMNLASSFVNGFVNAGFGQDKLLTDDGNKWLYKNKDHGMLSAAASLGMILLWDVDGGLTQIDKYLYSSEDYIKSGALLACGIVNSGVRNECDPALALLSDYVLHNSNVMRIGAIFGLGLAYAGSNREDVLSLLLPVMVDSKSSMEVAGVTALACGMIAVGSCNGDVTSTIVQTIMEKSELELKDTYARWLPLGLGLNHLGKGEAIETTLAALQVVPEPFRSFANTLVDVCAYAGSGNVLKVQQLLHICSEHYEAKEKEEEKDKKDKKDKDKKESAADMGSHQGVAVLGIALIAMGEEIGSEMALRTFGHLLRYGEPTLRRAVPLALALISVSNPRLNILDTLSKFSHDADPEVSHNSIFAMGMVGSGTNNARLAAMLRQLAQYHAKDPNNLFMVRLAQGLTHLGKGTLTLCPYHSDRQLMSQVAVAGLLTVLVSFLDVKNIILGKSHYVLYGLVAAMQPRMLVTFDEELRPLPVSVRVGQAVDVVGQAGKPKAITGFQTHTTPVLLAHGERAELATEEYLPVTPILEGFVILRKNPNYDA is encoded by the exons ATGGAGGAGAcaaaaaataaagagaaaaagCAGTCCGAAAAGACAGAGGAAAAGGATAAGGAGACTAAGCCCACAGGGAAGGACAAGGATAAAAAAGAAGAGCAAGAACTG tctgATGAGGACAAACAGCTGCAAGAAGAACTGGAGATGATGGTGGAGAGACTTGGT GAGACGGACACGTCTCTGTACCGGCCTGCTCTAGAGGAGCTGCGCAGGCAGATCcgctcctccaccacctccatgACCTCTGTGCCCAAGCCCCTGAAGTTCCTGCGGCCACATTATGGCAAGCTCAAAGAGATCTACGAGGGCATGGCGCCTGGCGAGAACAAG AGTTTCTGTGCAGATGTGGTGTCGGTCTTGGCCATGACAATGAGTGGGGAGCGGGAGTGTCTGAAGTACCGTCTGCTGGGCTCCCAGGAGGAGCTGGCGTCCTGGGGACATGAATATGTCAG gcacCTGGCGGGCGAGGTGGCCAAGGAGTGGCAGGAGGTTGAGGAGAGTGATAAGACGCAGCAGGAGACTCTGCTGAAGCTGGTGAAAGAGATTGTGCCCTACAACATGGCCCACAACGCTGAGCACGAGGCCTGTGACCTGCTGatggagatcgagaggctggagATGCTGGAGCTCTACATAGATGATAATGCATACGCCAAGGTCTGCCTCTACCTCACCAG CTGTGTGAGCTATGTCCCTGAGCCAGAGAACTCTGCCCTGTTGAAGTGTTCCCTGAACATCTTCAGGAAGTTTAACCGTTACCCAGAGGCCCTGAGGCTGGCCCTGATGCTCAACGATGTGGAATTGGTGGAGAACATCTTCACCTCCTGCAAAGACAT CGTGATCCAGAAGGAGATGGCCTTCATGCTGGGCCGACACGGCATGTTCCTGGAGCTCAACGAGGACGTGGAGGACTACGAGGACCTGACGGAAATCATGTCCAACGTCCAGCTCAACAGCAACTTCCTGGCCTTGGCccgagag TTGGACATCATGGAACCCAAAGTCCCAGATGACATCTACAAAACCCACCTGGAGAACAACC ggttTGGAGGAAGTGGTTCCCAGGTGGACTCTGCTCGTATGAACCTGGCCTCCTCGTTTGTCAACGGCTTCGTCAACGCAGGGTTCGGACAGGACAAGCTGCTCACAGACGATGGCAACAAATGGCTGTACAAGAACAAAGACCATG GTATGCTGAGTGCTGCAGCCTCTCTGGGGATGATCCTGCTGTGGGATGTGGACGGTGGTTTGACACAGATAGACAAATACCTCTACTCCTCAGAGGACTACATTAAG tcgGGGGCCCTCCTGGCTTGTGGCATAGTGAACTCTGGGGTGAGGAACGAGTGTGACCCGGCCCTGGCCCTGCTGTCAGACTACGTCCTCCACAACAGCAACGTCATGCGGATAGGAGCCATCTTCGG CCTGGGCCTAGCGTATGCTGGCTCGAACCGTGAGGACGTCCTCTCTCTGCTGCTGCCCGTCATGGTAGACTCTAAGTCCAGCATGGAG GTGGCAGGTGTGACGGCGCTGGCGTGCGGTATGATCGCGGTGGGCTCGTGTAACGGTGACGTCACCTCCACCATCGTCCAGACCATCATGGAGAAGAGTGAGCTGGAGCTGAAAGACACATATGCCCGCTGGTTGCCGCTGGGCCTGGGCCTCAACCACCTGGGTAAAGGGGAGGCCATTGAGACGACCCTGGCAGCGCTGCAGGTGGTGCCTGAGCCCTTCCGCAGCTTTGCCAACACACTGGTGGACGTCTGTGCCTACGCAG GTTCTGGTAACGTACTGAAGGTGCAGCAGCTGCTCCACATCTGCAGTGAGCACTATGAAgccaaggagaaggaggaggaaaaaGACAAGAAGGACAAGAAGGACAAAGACAAGAAGGAGAGTGCAGCCGACATGGGCTCCCACCAG GGTGTGGCTGTCCTGGGTATTGCACTCATTGCCATGGGAGAAGAGATTGGCTCAGAGATGGCATTACGGACGTTTGGACACCTG TTGCGGTATGGAGAGCCTACTCTGAGGCGTGCGGTGCCTCTAGCCTTGGCCCTGATCTCTGTGTCGAATCCTCGCCTCAACATCCTGGACACACTCAGCAAGTTCTCCCACGATGCTGACCCAGAGGTCTCACACAACTCCATCTTTGCCATGGGCATGGTGGGCAGCG GAACAAACAATGCCCGCCTGGCTGCCATGCTGAGGCAGCTGGCTCAGTACCATGCCAAAGACCCCAACAACCTCTTTATGGTCCGATTGGCACAG GGTCTGACTCACCTGGGTAAAGGGACATTGACGCTGTGTCCGTACCACAGTGACAGGCAGCTGATGAGTCAGGTGGCCGTGGCAGGACTACTCACTGTCCTCGTCTCCTTCCTTGACGTCAAGAACA TAATCCTGGGGAAGTCTCACTACGTTCTCTATGGCCTGGTGGCTGCCATGCAGCCCCGTATGCTGGTCACCTTCGACGAGGAGCTGAGGCCGCTGCCCGTGTCCGTCAGGGTGGGACAG GCGGTGGACGTGGTTGGCCAGGCCGGTAAGCCCAAAGCCATCACAGGTTTCCAGACCCACACCACGCCGGTGCTCCTGGCCCACGGAGAGAGGGCAGAGTTGGCCACAGAGGAGTATCTCCCCGTCACCCCCATCCTGGAGGGCTTCGTCATCCTCCGCAAGAACCCCAACTACGATGCCTAG